The following proteins are co-located in the Silene latifolia isolate original U9 population chromosome 1, ASM4854445v1, whole genome shotgun sequence genome:
- the LOC141607678 gene encoding rop guanine nucleotide exchange factor 14-like yields MGVRRKLVCCTRDRVISIDFDENEQDRIITYDGLERCILNSQSYVNTDTVSAYPTTYFEEEETSCSSNKNVGGSFYSDWISKKDYEETDTWGECKLASPEPFYARGAYATQLSDVEAMKEKFSKLLLGDDVTGGRKGKTSALAISNAIINLAASVYGELWKLEPLAEEGKAKWIKEMNWLVSPANYMVELVPAKQSGTNGCIFEIMTPKARTDVHINIPALQKIDSMLIEVLDSMVGTEFWYAEGNSRKGGGGGSARQSKRWWLPYPQVPPGGLSETARKKLLSQGNVVHQVFKAAKSINENVLLEMTVPKAIQEALPKSGKANLGEELYKVIASGTSTALDMVDSLKLRSQHDVLDTINKLEAASLVWNERIKEHASSNRTPIRSSWSFVKETTSEADKIQSLLLRIDALLYQLKMRYPCLPHTFLNVAKVQFGQDVGHAILEAYSRVLGNLAYSILSRIGDILQEDYLSNPNTPIPTSSFHSGLSLNRMLDSPINNSGIRHSLVDKMNKVDGYFSDSNPSRFSDSEISSSTETKSSSVTATPSSSQIWRTGKDAITKGSPNSPLT; encoded by the exons ATGGGGGTTAGAAGGAAGCTGGTATGCTGCACAAGGGACAGGGTCATTAGCATTGATTTTGATGAGAATGAACAGGACA GAATAATAACTTATGATGGGCTGGAGAGATGCATCCTGAATAGTCAATCTTATGTAAACACGGACACAGTAAGTGCGTATCCTACTACATACTTTGAGGAAGAAGAAACAAGCTGCTCGTCGAACAAGAATGTTGGTGGATCTTTCTACTCTGATTGGATTTCGAAGAAAGACTATGAAGAAACTGATACATGGGGTGAATGCAAACTTGCAAGCCCTGAGCCATTTTATGCCAGAGGAGCTTATGCCACTCAATTATCAGATGTGGAGGCGATGAAAGAAAAGTTCTCAAAACTACTGTTAGGTGATGATGTCACCGGAGGACGAAAGGGCAAGACCAGTGCTCTAGCCATATCAAATGCCATTATAAATCTTGCAG CTTCTGTTTATGGCGAGTTGTGGAAATTGGAGCCCTTGGCAGAAGAAGGAAAGGCTAAGTGGATAAAAGAGATGAACTGGTTAGTTTCGCCGGCCAATTATATGGTTGAACTGGTTCCTGCTAAACAAAGCGGTACAAATGGTTGTATTTTTGAGATAATGACACCTAAAGCCCGTACTGATGTACACATCAACATTCCAGCACTTCAGAAGATCGATTCCATGCTTATT GAAGTACTAGACTCAATGGTTGGGACAGAATTTTGGTATGCTGAAGGCAATAGCAGGAAAGGAGGTGGAGGTGGAAGTGCACGGCAGAGCAAAAGGTGGTGGCTTCCTTACCCACAAGTACCACCTGGTGGTCTTTCGGAAACTGCCCGAAAGAAGTTGCTGTCTCAGGGTAATGTGGTTCATCAAGTGTTCAAGGCCGCAAAATCAATCAATGAAAATGTATTGCTTGAAATGACAGTGCCCAAAGCCATACAGGAAGCACTCCCAAAG TCAGGGAAGGCGAATCTCGGGGAAGAACTATACAAAGTAATAGCTTCAGGAACAAGCACAGCATTGGATATGGTTGATTCGCTGAAACTAAGATCTCAACATGACGTCCTCGATACGATCAATAAGTTGGAGGCAGCATCGCTTGTATGGAATGAAAGAATTAAAGAACATGCCAGTAGTAATAGGACTCCTATAAGATCCTCCTGGTCTTTTGTGAAAGAGACAACTTCAGAGGCGGATAAGATACAGTCTCTACTTCTCCGTATAGATGCGCTTTTGTATCAGTTAAAGATGAGATACCCGTGCCTTCCCCACACTTTCCTCAACGTCGCCAAAGTACAGTTTGGCCAG GACGTTGGCCATGCAATCCTAGAAGCGTACTCAAGGGTTCTTGGAAACCTAGCTTACAGCATTCTATCAAGGATAGGCGATATCCTTCAAGAAGATTACTTGAGCAACCCGAATACTCCAATCCCAACAAGCTCTTTTCACTCAGGCTTAAGCCTAAACAGAATGTTGGACAGTCCTATCAACAATTCAGGTATAAGGCACTCGCTTGTCGATAAAATGAACAAGGTTGATGGCTACTTCAGTGACTCAAATCCAAGCAGATTTTCTGATTCTGAGATCTCTTCAAGTACTGAAACTAAATCAAGCTCGGTTACTGCGACTCCTAGCTCTAGCCAGATTTGGCGTACCGGTAAAGATGCTATCACCAAGGGTTCCCCTAATAGTCCCCTTACCTGA
- the LOC141607686 gene encoding pectin acetylesterase 8-like isoform X1 — translation MSDSKWLKFLVCLMMLVRINGFQVPITLVLDAVAKGGVCLDGSPPAYHFDKGSGAGANNWLIHMEGGAWCNNATTCLARTKDRLGSSKLMTQSYTFSGILANQAKYNPDFYNWNRVKIRYCDGSSFTGDVEAVNPNAKVFYRGARLWRAIMDDLMAKGMKNAQNAILGGCSAGGLGAILQCDNFRALLPGAKVKCLSDAGFFINTKDITGASHIQEMFDQVVTTHGSAKNLPASCTSKLSPGLCFFPENAAKGIQTPLFLLNAAYDSWQVKNSLAPGVADRHGTWRDCKTDILKCSDSQLQTMQGFRTNFLAALSSVGNNPSRGLYINSCYCHCQSGTQETWLRNDAPVLDNTMISKAVGDWYFDRKSFQKIDCPYPCDKTCHNRVFE, via the exons ATGAGTGATTCAAAATGGTTAAAGTTTCTAGTTTGCTTGATGATGTTGGTGAGAATAAATGGATTCCAAGTTCCTATAACTTTAGTTCTTGATGCAGTTGCTAAGGGAGGTG TGTGCTTGGATGGAAGTCCACCAGCTTACCATTTTGATAAGGGCTCTGGAGCTGGTGCTAATAACTGGTTGATCCATATGGAG GGTGGAGCATGGTGCAACAATGCAACTACTTGCCTAGCGCGTACCAAAGATCGCTTAGGTTCCTCTAAGCTGATGACTCAGAGTTACACTTTTTCTGGGATATTAGCTAACCAAGCAAAGTACAATCCTG ACTTTTACAACTGGAACCGGGTTAAGATCCGATACTGTGATGGATCATCATTCACTGGTGATGTTGAAGCAGTTAATCCG AATGCTAAGGTGTTCTACAGAGGAGCCAGACTTTGGAGGGCAATTATGGATGATTTGATGGCTAAAGGAATGAAGAATGCTCAAAAT GCAATTCTCGGGGGATGTTCAGCTGGTGGGCTGGGAGCAATTCTTCAATGTGATAACTTTCGAGCTTTGCTGCCTGGCGCCAAAGTGAAATGTCTCTCTGATGCCGGTTTCTTCATAAACAC GAAAGATATAACAGGAGCATCACATATTCAAGAAATGTTTGATCAAGTTGTTACTACACAT GGGTCAGCCAAAAACTTGCCAGCATCTTGTACCTCCAAACTCAGTCCCGGACTG TGCTTTTTCCCTGAAAATGCCGCGAAGGGAATCCAAACGCCATTATTCCTGTTAAATGCAGCCTATGACTCATGGCAG GTAAAGAACAGTCTAGCACCAGGAGTGGCTGACCGTCATGGAACTTGGCGCGATTGCAAGACTGACATACTTAAGTGTTCTGACAGTCAGCTCCAAACAATGCAGG GTTTCAGAACAAATTTCTTAGCAGCATTGTCATCGGTAGGCAACAACCCGTCGAGAGGGTTGTACATCAACTCTTGCTACTGTCACTGTCAATCTGGAACCCAGGAGACATGGCTCAGGAATGATGCTCCTGTGCTAGATAATACT ATGATCTCAAAGGCGGTAGGGGACTGGTATTTCGACCGCAAGTCCTTTCAAAAGATCGACTGCCCTTACCCTTGTGACAAAACATGCCACAACCGTGTGTTTGAATGA
- the LOC141607686 gene encoding pectin acetylesterase 8-like isoform X2, with translation MSDSKWLKFLVCLMMLVRINGFQVPITLVLDAVAKGGVCLDGSPPAYHFDKGSGAGANNWLIHMEGGAWCNNATTCLARTKDRLGSSKLMTQSYTFSGILANQAKYNPDFYNWNRVKIRYCDGSSFTGDVEAVNPNAKVFYRGARLWRAIMDDLMAKGMKNAQNAILGGCSAGGLGAILQCDNFRALLPGAKVKCLSDAGFFINTKDITGASHIQEMFDQVVTTHCFFPENAAKGIQTPLFLLNAAYDSWQVKNSLAPGVADRHGTWRDCKTDILKCSDSQLQTMQGFRTNFLAALSSVGNNPSRGLYINSCYCHCQSGTQETWLRNDAPVLDNTMISKAVGDWYFDRKSFQKIDCPYPCDKTCHNRVFE, from the exons ATGAGTGATTCAAAATGGTTAAAGTTTCTAGTTTGCTTGATGATGTTGGTGAGAATAAATGGATTCCAAGTTCCTATAACTTTAGTTCTTGATGCAGTTGCTAAGGGAGGTG TGTGCTTGGATGGAAGTCCACCAGCTTACCATTTTGATAAGGGCTCTGGAGCTGGTGCTAATAACTGGTTGATCCATATGGAG GGTGGAGCATGGTGCAACAATGCAACTACTTGCCTAGCGCGTACCAAAGATCGCTTAGGTTCCTCTAAGCTGATGACTCAGAGTTACACTTTTTCTGGGATATTAGCTAACCAAGCAAAGTACAATCCTG ACTTTTACAACTGGAACCGGGTTAAGATCCGATACTGTGATGGATCATCATTCACTGGTGATGTTGAAGCAGTTAATCCG AATGCTAAGGTGTTCTACAGAGGAGCCAGACTTTGGAGGGCAATTATGGATGATTTGATGGCTAAAGGAATGAAGAATGCTCAAAAT GCAATTCTCGGGGGATGTTCAGCTGGTGGGCTGGGAGCAATTCTTCAATGTGATAACTTTCGAGCTTTGCTGCCTGGCGCCAAAGTGAAATGTCTCTCTGATGCCGGTTTCTTCATAAACAC GAAAGATATAACAGGAGCATCACATATTCAAGAAATGTTTGATCAAGTTGTTACTACACAT TGCTTTTTCCCTGAAAATGCCGCGAAGGGAATCCAAACGCCATTATTCCTGTTAAATGCAGCCTATGACTCATGGCAG GTAAAGAACAGTCTAGCACCAGGAGTGGCTGACCGTCATGGAACTTGGCGCGATTGCAAGACTGACATACTTAAGTGTTCTGACAGTCAGCTCCAAACAATGCAGG GTTTCAGAACAAATTTCTTAGCAGCATTGTCATCGGTAGGCAACAACCCGTCGAGAGGGTTGTACATCAACTCTTGCTACTGTCACTGTCAATCTGGAACCCAGGAGACATGGCTCAGGAATGATGCTCCTGTGCTAGATAATACT ATGATCTCAAAGGCGGTAGGGGACTGGTATTTCGACCGCAAGTCCTTTCAAAAGATCGACTGCCCTTACCCTTGTGACAAAACATGCCACAACCGTGTGTTTGAATGA